One segment of Micromonospora parathelypteridis DNA contains the following:
- a CDS encoding SAV_6107 family HEPN domain-containing protein produces MPTNPAQAPTVPAHVLPHRTPAQLLTLARRGLVEAGQTRPDGLRYAAAHLAALRAAAALLAARARPAPSRRNRITSVWVLLCAVAPELDEWSRFFAAGASKRAAAEAGIPRVVSAREADDLLRAAEQFVTVVETALGVAHQPALDGLAA; encoded by the coding sequence ATGCCGACCAACCCGGCTCAGGCACCGACGGTGCCGGCGCATGTGCTGCCGCACCGCACCCCCGCCCAACTCCTCACATTGGCCCGGCGCGGGCTGGTCGAGGCCGGCCAGACCCGACCTGACGGCCTGCGCTACGCGGCTGCCCACCTGGCGGCGCTGCGTGCGGCGGCTGCTCTGCTCGCCGCCCGTGCCCGCCCCGCGCCGAGTCGGCGCAACCGGATCACCAGCGTCTGGGTCCTCCTCTGCGCCGTCGCGCCGGAGCTCGACGAGTGGTCTCGGTTCTTCGCCGCCGGGGCCAGCAAGCGAGCCGCCGCCGAGGCCGGCATTCCCCGGGTGGTCAGCGCCCGGGAGGCCGACGATCTGCTCCGCGCCGCCGAACAGTTCGTCACGGTGGTGGAGACCGCGCTCGGCGTGGCCCACCAGCCGGCCCTGGACGGCCTCGCCGCCTGA